The following proteins are encoded in a genomic region of Corynebacterium atypicum:
- a CDS encoding AEC family transporter — MTDVLTGFGVVVAVMALGWVCTQRGLLGENAQRVFAAYVYALATPALLFDKLTHTDPAEVFSAHLAIAAASALAVGVAFAALARVLFKFDRDEAIIAMLGSSYANAGNLGVPLAAYILDDATAVVPVMLFQIAFYAPVTLTAIDVLHQRGGGAWWRNLVVALRNPMLLGALAGLVFAAGGIPVPTLIAEPVGMLADSCVPIALIVFGMSLAVSLPKVKAPVVAAALAKTVAQPIVAGAIGYFGFGMTGPALQTAVLLGGLPTAQNVYAYALRFRVAEKFARDTGVVSTVIALPAIAIAALIFT; from the coding sequence GTGACGGATGTGTTGACCGGTTTCGGCGTGGTGGTAGCTGTCATGGCCCTGGGTTGGGTCTGTACACAGCGCGGCCTGCTCGGCGAGAATGCGCAGCGGGTCTTCGCCGCCTACGTCTACGCGCTGGCCACCCCGGCGCTCCTCTTTGACAAGCTCACGCACACCGACCCCGCGGAGGTTTTCTCGGCCCACCTGGCGATCGCCGCGGCGTCGGCACTTGCCGTCGGGGTCGCCTTCGCCGCGCTAGCCCGCGTCCTGTTCAAGTTCGACCGCGACGAAGCGATCATCGCCATGCTGGGCTCCTCGTACGCCAACGCCGGCAACCTCGGCGTCCCCCTGGCCGCCTACATCCTCGACGACGCGACGGCGGTGGTGCCGGTGATGCTCTTTCAAATCGCCTTCTACGCCCCGGTTACCCTCACCGCAATCGACGTGCTGCACCAGCGCGGCGGTGGGGCCTGGTGGCGCAACCTGGTCGTGGCCTTGAGGAACCCGATGCTCCTCGGGGCGCTAGCAGGCCTGGTCTTCGCCGCCGGCGGGATCCCCGTGCCCACGCTCATCGCTGAGCCCGTCGGCATGCTCGCAGATTCCTGCGTGCCCATCGCGCTCATCGTGTTCGGCATGTCGCTGGCGGTCAGCCTCCCCAAGGTCAAGGCCCCGGTGGTGGCCGCCGCACTGGCCAAAACCGTCGCACAGCCCATCGTGGCCGGTGCGATCGGTTACTTCGGGTTCGGTATGACCGGCCCGGCGCTGCAGACGGCTGTGCTGCTCGGCGGGCTGCCGACCGCCCAGAACGTCTACGCCTATGCCCTGCGCTTTCGGGTTGCCGAAAAGTTCGCCCGGGATACCGGGGTCGTCTCCACGGTGATTGCGCTGCCGGCGATCGCGATCGCAGCTCTCATCTTCACCTGA